The following are encoded together in the Salvelinus sp. IW2-2015 unplaced genomic scaffold, ASM291031v2 Un_scaffold1716, whole genome shotgun sequence genome:
- the LOC112071778 gene encoding melanocortin receptor 3-like, which produces MNNTYRHLLPLDLRLNETTRESLAGEDEQGNLTGTGTGIEPGLCEAVHIQAEVFLTLGIVSLLENILVILAVVKNKNLHSPMYVLLCSLAAADMLVSVSNSLETVVIAALNSRLIVADDHFIQLMDNFFDSIICISLVASICNLLAIAIDRYVTIFYALRYHSIVTMRRAVLAIGGIWLTCVFCGIVFIVYSESKAVVVCLIIMFFTMLVLMATLYVHMFLLARLHIKRIAVLPAEGVVPQRTCMKGAITITILLGVFVCCWAPFFLHLILLITCPKNQLCVCYMSHFTTYLVLIMCNSVIDPVIYAFRSLEMRKTFKEILCCFSATCSIFHCKY; this is translated from the coding sequence ATGAACAACACTTATAGACATCTGCTGCCGCTGGACCTTCGGCTCAATGAAACCACCAGGGAGTCTCTGGCCGGGGAGGACGAACAGGGGAACCTGACCGGCACCGGGACCGGCATCGAGCCTGGTCTATGTGAGGCAGTCCACATCCAAGCTGAGGTGTTCCTGACACTGGGGATCGTCAGCCTTCTGGAGAATATCTTGGTGATCTTGGCAGTGGTGAAGAACAAGAACCTCCACTCACCCATGTATGTACTCCTGTGTAGTCTTGCTGCTGCTGACATGCTGGTGAGTGTCTCCAACTCACTAGAGACGGTGGTTATCGCTGCGCTGAACAGTCGGTTGATTGTGGCAGATGACCACTTTATTCAACTCATGGACAACTTCTTTGACTCCATCATCTGTATCTCCCTGGTGGCCTCAATCTGTAACCTTCTAGCTATCGCCATTGACCGTTACGTGACCATCTTCTACGCCCTACGCTACCACAGCATCGTGACGATGCGGCGGGCTGTCCTGGCCATCGGTGGCATCTGGCTGACATGTGTGTTCTGTGGGATAGTCTTCATCGTCTACTCAGAGAGCAAGGCAGTCGTTGTGTGTCTGATCATCATGTTCTTCACCATGCTGGTGCTCATGGCCACTCTGTACGTTCACATGTTCCTGCTGGCGAGGCTTCACATCAAGCGCATCGCTGTTCTGCCCGCGGAGGGTGTGGTGCCCCAGAGGACCTGCATGAAGGGagccatcaccatcaccatcctcCTAGGGGTGTTCGTCTGCTGCTGGGCACCTTTCttcctccacctcatcctcctcatcacctGTCCCAAGAACCAGCTCTGTGTCTGTTACATGTCCCACTTTACCACCTACCTGGTGCTCATAATGTGTAACTCTGTCATAGACCCCGTTATCTATGCCTTCCGCAGTCTCGAGATGCGCAAAACCTTCAAGGAGATCCTCTGTTGTTTCAGTGCCACTTGTAGTATTTTCCACTGTAAATACTGA
- the LOC112071773 gene encoding transcription factor 15-like — protein sequence MMTFAMLRPMATHMISYPDLGMMSEAEDNRSESDRSSDQSYGCCVSADKRRRISRKSGGSGVVIVKQRNAANARERDRTQSVNMAFTALRTLIPTEPVDRKLSKIETLHLASSYISHLANTLLLGDGNGDGQPCLGAVYAQGESGRKQPRTICTFCLSNQRKRINDGKEMRGIGSLRMSRR from the exons ATGATGACCTTTGCCATGCTGCGGCCAATGGCGACTCATATGATCAGCTACCCAGACCTGGGTATGATGTCCGAGGCCGAGGATAACCGCAGTGAGAGCGACCGTAGCTCGGATCAGAGCTATGGATGCTGCGTCTCCGCTGACAAACGTCGGAGGATTTCCAGAAAATCGGGAGGCAGCGGTGTTGTAATAGTGAAACAGCGGAACGCAGCCAATGCCAGGGAGCGCGACCGTACACAAAGCGTCAACATGGCATTTACTGCACTCCGGACTCTTATACCCACTGAGCCGGTGGACAGAAAGCTCTCCAAGATTGAGACGCTTCACTTGGCATCCAGCTATATCTCCCACCTCGCCAACACCCTGCTGCTCGGAGACGGGAATGGAGATGGACAACCTTGTCTTGGCGCGGTTTACGCGCAAGGAGAGAGCGGTCGAAAGCAGCCTCGCACCATCTGTACCTTCTGTTTGAGCAACCAAAGAAAGCGG ATTAATGATGGCAAAGAGATGCGGGGTATTGGTTCACTGAGGATGAGCCGCAGATAG